The stretch of DNA CAAGCTGGACATGGAGCGGGCGCTGGATGCCGTGAAGCCGAAATACCGGCAGGTGCTTGTCCTGAAATATTACCGGGATATGACGCTGGCTGAAATCGCGGCAGTGCTGGAAAGACCGGAAGGGACCGTAAAGACGTGGCTGAACAAAGGCCTGAAGCAGCTGCGGGACAAAATGAAAGGAAAGGGAGATGACCGCTATGTTTGAACGTGAAGAGAAACTGGCCCGGGACTATTTTCACGCTGCTGACCGGCAGTCGTCGCCGGTATCCGAGCAGAAGCTGGACGCAGCGATTCATGCCGGTATCGCCGAAGGGACCCGTAGAGGAAAGAACGTCCGTAGACGTTATGCTTTCACAACCGCCGTTATCCTGACCGTCGCCCTGCTGTTCATCATCTCATGGCTGGGGGGACTCGGCGGTCAAAAGATTATCGCGGTTCAGCCCAAGAACTGGGGGGAGTTTGAAGCATACCGTTCAATCGCGGAGAACAATATCACTATAAAAACGGCGCTGGACGCCGGACTGGTCATACCTCTCCACATTTCAACGCAGGAGAAAAACGGCTACAAAATTATCCTGGACGGCATGATCGCCGACCGGCGGGGCATGCTGCTGCTGTATACGTTCGAGAACCGGAGCGCGCAAAAGGCGACGGTCACCCGCTTTTCGTTGAAAGGCCCGTCGAATTTTTCTTCCACTTCCTATTGGAGCGGCGGCGACAGAAGCCCGGGGATTACCCATAATTACGTCCAGCTCACTTTGGAAGAAGGCCAGAAGCTGTCTGAACGGATCACGGCTGAAGTGATCGTAATACCGGATACTCCTGAGGCTCAACTTTCCAGCTCGAACAAATTCAGAACCTCGCTGACGACCGGTTTTACGGTGGATACCGCGGAGATTGAAAAGTCCGGCCGTGAGATCGATATCGGCGAAACAATGACGGTCGGCGGACAGCGGATTCATATCGAAAAAGCCTATATCGGACCGACAGGAATTTACTTGAATGCCGTATATGACGATCAGAATGCCAAACGAATATTCAGTGTGATTAAGCCGACGATTATGTCCGGAAAGGGAGAAAAGGAAACGGCGCTGGCTTCCTACATGACGTTGGATGTGAATACTCCGCTGCAGACGATGGTTTTCCACAACAATAATATGGATGCCAAAGGGCCGCTGAAGCTTACGATCAAGGGAATCCAGGCTTTGGACAAACCCGATCTGAAGCTTGTCATCGATACGGAGGCCCAAAAAATAATCAAGGCGCCTGACGACCGATTAACGCTATCCGACCGAAGCACCGATATCAGGTTTACCGAAAGCAGTTCGGGGGTTGAGGGGAAGGGAAAGCCCGGTCAGCTTGTACTCCAATTAAGTACCAAGCCTACTCCGAACGACGAAATGACTCGCGTGTCATTTGATCTGGACGACAGCTTTACGGACGGCGAGGGAGTGAAGCATTCGATTAACCGGAACGAAGGAACGTATTGGGAATCCAGCGGCAATTCGGAGGGATGGACAGATACTGGTATTTACAATCTAGGGTCCGCCAAGCTTCCACAGCCGCTTACCTTTACGATTAGCAGCTACCCGAACCCTATACTTGAGGAGAAAACCGTCCGAATTCGTTAATAATTATGCCAAAAAGCCGCCCCCCCACCCGCTTTACAAGCGCGGGCCCGAGGCGGCTTTCTTTGGATTATTTCCCGGCAAGAGCATCGCAGAACGCTTTGCCGTATGGCGGGAGATCGGGTGGACGGCGGGCGGAGACGATATGGCCGTCGACAACGACCGGCTCGTCCTTCCAGATGGCTCCGGCGTTCTCCATATCGTCCCGGATACCGGGGGTGGAGGTTACCGTAACGCCTTCCAGAATTTTGGCGGAAATCAGCACCCATCCGGCATGGCAGATTTGCCCGATCGGTTTCCCGGCTTCGTTGAAATCGCGGATGAGCTTCAGCACAGCGGGATAGCGTCGGATCTTATCCGGCGCCCAGCCGCCCGGAACCAAGATGCCATCGTAATCAGCCGTGTCCAGTTCATCCCAGGAGTATTCGGCGGTTGCCGGTACGCCATACTTGCCAATATATGTTTTGTTTTTTTCAAGCCCGGTTAGATGCACCTCTGCGCCTTCCTCCCTGACCCGGTATACCGGATACCAGAGCTCCAAATCTTCAAACTCATCGTCTACGAGCGCGATAACTTTTTTTCCGGCCAGTCTCAATTGGCTGCAGCTCCCTTCAAGAACGTAGTCCCGCTTATTGTAGCAAATATAAAATTTGAAGTCATCTGTGATCATGAATAAATTATCATATATGGTAAATTCATCATTTTATGCAAACGGGAAGGTTTTTTGCTCGGGGAAGCGAATATAGATTTAATATATCTTTTTCTAAATTTATTTCAAATCTTTTTTTGAGGTGCAACTATGTGCAATGAGAGCCAGCTTTCTCAAACCTGCCGCTGCGGCGGCGAGATGACTATACATATGCATACGCTGATTTATAAAGCTAAAGTAAAAATCGCCAGTGTTCCCGTATTTATGTGTCGTACCTGCTTCCAGTATGTGCCGCATCCGGCGGTGAAACGGGATTTGAGCCTGGTTCTTCAGGAGCTTGGCAGTGATCCCAAAAGAAACAGCTTCTCTTTTGCCGAACGCAACGAGTGGGCTTCCGTTCTGAATGATACTTTGAATACGTTTAAAGGCGGAGACTATGATCTGGAGCAGGCTGTTCAGCAGGCTATGAGCGCCCGGATTGATCTGCTGCTGGATCTGTTCCGAATTGCGTCGAAGGCGGCCGATTCGGAATGGATGGGGGAGATCGAGAGCAGGCTGCTAAAGCTCATTTGCCATACGGCATCAAAAGTGTCTTGATTTTTTCTGCAAAAACAATGAAAATATTTCAGAAACATTGGATTTTTTCGTCGATTTTTGTTACCATAAGAAAGAGGTTACATTCCTTTGATAAAGGGCTGTGAACTTACGGACAAGTCCAGTCTTCTATGCGGAAAAGTCCAGGCAACTTCCTCTCCTTACGCATTGGTCGATGTTATTCAGTACTACTGCGTATCAGGCGAAGACACGAGAGAAAATGGGTATCCGGCACTAGTCTCCCAGGAGATTTTTTGTCAATAATGGGGAGGCAGTGTGGAATATGTCCCATTTCCGTATCATCGCTTCGATGTTGAAATGACTTTTGAAAGGAAATTGAAGCGTTATCATTGCACAAAAGTACAAATTATCGTATCATGATTTTAATTAGGTCGAACGATAAAATTTATCGCAATGGAGAGAGTAATTTGACGGTAACCATTTACGATGTAGCGCGTGAAGCAGGCGTATCTATGGCAACGGTATCACGGGTTGTGAATAACAATCCAAATGTGAAACCGCAAACCCGCAAGAAAGTTTATGAAGCTATTGAGCGTTTAGGGTATCGTCCCAATGCCGTGGCGAGAGGTCTTGCCAGTAAGAAAACGACAACCGTTGGCGTGGTCATTCCTGACATTTCCAATTCCATTTTTGCGGAAATCGCCCGCGGAATTGAAGATATTGCCAATATGTATCACTATAATATTATTTTGTGTAACGCCGACAAGCGCAAGGAGAAGGAAATCCGCGTCATCAACACTTTGCTGGAGAAGCAGGTGGACGGGCTCCTCTTCATGGGCGGCACTGTGACG from Paenibacillus sophorae encodes:
- a CDS encoding type 1 glutamine amidotransferase domain-containing protein; the encoded protein is MRLAGKKVIALVDDEFEDLELWYPVYRVREEGAEVHLTGLEKNKTYIGKYGVPATAEYSWDELDTADYDGILVPGGWAPDKIRRYPAVLKLIRDFNEAGKPIGQICHAGWVLISAKILEGVTVTSTPGIRDDMENAGAIWKDEPVVVDGHIVSARRPPDLPPYGKAFCDALAGK